TTCCTCAGTTAATTCAACTCCTTTATTACTTCGCTTTAAAAGACTTGCTCCCAGCTCTTTTTCCAAGTTTTGAAGTTGCATACTTAGACCTGGCTGAGTGAGGTGAAGATTTTTTGCTGCTTTTGATATACTGTTGCATTTTACTGTAATATAAAATGATTGGAGATATTGTAAATTCATATCGTCACATCCTTGAAATGGTAAAAAAATATTAAAGCACCTATATATCTTATCATTATATTATACAAAAATAAACATCTTTATACAAAAGAGGAGGCGATATCGCTGTGTTTTGTAGATGATTTAACAAAATATAAAAGATCCTTATATAACATAACATATACTTATGATTAAAATATAAGAACATATATTATAATGTATTGAGAGAAAATTAACAAAGTGTATAAAATAAATTTACGCCTAACAATTATCGATTTGATAAAGAGGAAATAAATTATAATTATATTTTTTATCATATAGGAGTAAAATTTATTTAATAAAAGACTATGGATTTGATCAAAAATAAAATAGAAGATAATGTTTTTTATAAACCCTGTAGTGAGATATAATCAGGTGTTGAGTCGGTTGATGCCCTGTTAACAAATGTGGCATATATAAAAATACATAATCATAATCACAAATTATATACAATGAACTCACAATACTTAATTATCAATTTGATATTGACAAAAACAGATTATGATTATATTATCTATATAAATTGCAGCTAATATATAATATTGAATTGTTTTCAACTAATGTGAAAAATTCAATCCAATATATATAGTTATAAATAATTAAAGGATGGGAGTATAAAATATGAATCAAAATACTAAGTTAAAAAGGAATTTAACTCCCTTAAATATAGTTGCCTTAGCATTAGGAGCTATTATTGGATCAGGGTGTTTTCTATTACCTGGTGACGTGTTTTTAAAAACAGCAGGACCTATAGGAACAATTATAGGATTACTTATTGGGGCAATTATGCTGTGTATTATTGCTTATAATTATGGTTATATGATTAATAAATATCCTGTAGCTGGAGGCGAATATGCTTTCTCATTTAAAGCTTTTGAAAGAAACCACGCTTTTATTTGTGGGTGGTTTTTAGTTCTTTGCTATATAAGCATTGTGCCATTTAATGCTACTGCTTTAGGTGTGATTAGCAAACAGGCTTTTCCGGGGATATTTGAGATAGGTTATTTGTATGCTATAGAAGGTTCTAAAGTATTTGTTGGTGAAGCTGTACTTGGAATAGTAGCAGTAATTATTTTCGCATATACCAATATAAAGGGTGTAAAGATAACAGGTAATCTGCAGAATGTAATTACAGGTGCTCTAGTAGGTTCGGTTTTTTTTCTATTAATAGCTACGTTGTTAAATGGTCAAGTTAGATATAGTAATCTTAAACCTATGTTTCCTACAAATGTAAATCCGGTTAAAGGAATATTATCTATTGTAGCAATTACGCCATTTTTATTCGTAGGATTTGACTCTATTCCACAGGTTGCAGAAGAATATGATTTTTCTCCTAAACTTGTTTTCAAATTAATGTTAGCAACAATTTTCTTTGGTTTTTTCATGTATGTTGCAGTTAATACTATTACAGCAATCGTATTGCCGTGGCAAGAGTTTATTGGTAGTAGTCCTAATTGGGCGACTGGACAAGCTGTTCAATATATATTAGGCAAATTTGGTATGATGCTGTTGTTTATATCATTATTTACTGCAATAATAGCAGGTATAAATGGATTCTATGTTGCAGCGAGTAGACTTTTATATTCTATGGGAAGATCAAGTGCATTGCCATATTGGTTTGGTAAGCTACACCCTAAATATAATACTCCAGCAAATTCTATAATATTCGTTGGAGCATGTTCCATAATAGCTCCTTGGTTTGGGCGTCAGGTTTTAGGATGGATAGTAGATATGTCCTCACTTGGAGCTGCTGTAGGCTTTCTACATACATCTATGGCATCATATAGGATAGCAAAAGATAATAATGAGTTTGAGAAAAATAAAATACTAAAAACAACTTCAATATTAGGATCTATTTTTTCAGCTGGTTTTCTTGGACTATTGTTAATTCCAGGTTTACCTTCATCTTTATCAAATCAGGTATTAATTATTCTAGGATTATGGGTTGCTTTAGGAGTTGTATTCTATTTAGCAGTATGTAAAGAATATAGAAGTCTTTCGTATAAGGATCTTGAAAATAAAATTTTCAATAAGGTGATATAGGAATAGGACATGTGCTTCTTCTTGTGCTGTATATACTTTAACAAAATATAAAAAACTCTTATAGTATATAACATATGCTTATTATGAAAATGTAATAAGGTGCATTATAATAAGTTTGAGAGGAAATTAACAAAGAGGAATTTAAAAATATAAATAAATTCAAACTTAAATAGTGGAGGGATATAAATGAGCAGAAAGATTTTAATAGTTGGAGGGGTTGCAGGTGGAGCTTCTGCAGCAGCTAGATTAAGAAGACATAGTGAAGAGGATCAAATAATAATGTTTGAAAGAGGACCACATGTATCTTTCTCAAATTGTTGCTTACCATACCATTTAAGTGGTGTAGTAGAAGGGGCTGACGATTTAGTTCTTATGCACCCAGAGAAGTTCTTAAAGCAATATAAAATAGAGGCTAGAGTAAATAATGAAGTATTATCAATTGATAGAGAAAATAAAGAAATAACAGTTAAGAATGTATTAACTGGTGAAGAATATAAAGAGGCATATGATAAATTAATATTGTCTCCAGGAGCAAAGCCAATAGTTCCACCAATTCCAGGAATTGAAAATGTAAATACATTTTCAATTAGAAATGTTGTAGATATTGACAAGTTAAATAAGTTTGTAAAATCAATGAAAACTAAAAATGTATCAATAATAGGTGGAGGGTTCATTGGAGTTGAAGCAGCTGAAAACTTAAAGGAAGCAGGTTACAATGTAACTTTAATTGAAGCTATGCCTCAAATTATGAAGCCATTTGATTATGACATGGTACAAATTTTGCATAAAGAATTACATGATCATGGAGTAAACTTAATCGTAGGAGATAAAGTAAGTGCTTTTGATAAAAACACAGTTATTCTAGAATCAGGTAAAAAAATAGATGCTGAAGTAGTTGTTATGGCAATTGGTGTTGTTCCAGAAACTGAATTAGCTGTAAATGCTGGATTAGAATTAGGACAAACAGGAGCAATAAAAACAGATCAAAACTACAGAACTAAAGACAAAGATATATATGCTGTAGGAGATGCTATTGAGGTATATCACGCATTAACTAACTCAGTTACTAAGTTACCTTTAGCAGGACCTGCTCAAAAGCAAGCAAGAGGAGTAGCAGATCACATAAATGGAATGCCTGTACTAAATACAGGATTTATAGGATCATCTGTAATTAAGGTATTTGGTTATAACGGAGCTTCTACAGGCTTAAATGAAGGATTAATTAAAGCTCTTAACATGAATATCAAATATGACATAGTTAAAATAATTCCTGGAGATAAAGTAGGATTAATGCCTCAAAGTGAAGGTGTTCATTTTAAATTAATTTATGAAGTACCAACAGGAAGAGTATTAGGAGCACAAGCAATTGGTAAAGGAAATGTAGATAAAAGGGTAGATGTAATTGCTACAGCTATTAAATTAGGTGCAACTGTAGATGATTTAAGAGATTTAGAATTATGTTATGCTCCTCCATTTGGAACTGCTAAGGATGTAGTAAACTTTGCAGGATATGTAGCATCTAACTTATTAAATGGATCATTCGAGCAAGTACATGCAGCTGATGTAAGAGGTCTAGTAGAAAGTGGAGCTTGCATAATAGATGTAAGAGAAAAAGATGAATATGAGCAAAGTCACGTAATAGGAGCTATTAACTTACCTCTTAGTGAGTTTAGAGAAAGATTAGATGAAATACCTACTGATAAGCCGCTTTATTTACACTGTAGAAGTGGACAAAGAAGTTACAATGCTGTACTAGCACTTCAACACTTAGGATTCGAAAACCTTTACAATGTATCAGGCGGATTTATGGGACTATCTTTTTATGAATACTTCAATGATCAAACTACTGATAGAAAGATGATTGTTACAGATTACAATTTTGAATAAGAATTAAGGGGCGCATTTCGCGCCTTTAAATAGAAAAATTCAGCACTATAAAAACATTATGGAGGTAATACTTGTGAAAAAAAATGGTGAATATATTATTGGATTTATATCACTTATTGCGATTTTAGCATTAGGAAAATCAGGGCTTAGTAGTCCAATGTTATTCTTTAGACTAATTGCAGGATTAGGGCTAGGATATGCACTTACAAGAGCAAATTTTGGATTTGCAGGTAGTGTGAATAGAACTTACAGAACGGGTTCTACAAAATTAATGATAGCATTAATGGTTATGTTTGTTGGAACAGCAATAGTAAATGCTTCCTTTTTTATAGGTCAGGATGCAACTCAATATGATTTATGGGTTAATCCTATTAACTTAGGGCTTATACTAGGGGGTATACTATTTGGATTTGGTATGGCATTTTCTAGTTGTTGTGCATCAGGGGTTCTTACTGATGTAGTAACAGGTCTACCACGTGCTGGTATAACACTTATATTCTTTGGAATGGGTGTATACTTAGGATTCCCGCTTCAAAGTACTGCTCCTTGGATTACTGATACAATTGTATCAACTGAAACATTCTCAAATGGGGTATTTTTACCAGATTTATTTAAAGGCGATGGATTAGGTGGATATTTAGGCGCAAGTATTTTAACTGTTATTTTTGCGGCAATAGTAATTTGGATTTCTAAAGTATATGAAGATAAAAGAAAAGCACAAAATACGTACACAGGAGTAGATGCAGAATTTGCTCAAGAGAAAACTTATGAAGACAAAGAAGCTTTTAAATTATTTAGCAATAATACTTATGAAAAATTATTTGTAAGACCATGGACACTTGGTATGGGTGCAGTTGTAATTGGAAGTATATGCATACTTTTAATGGGTGTAACTAAGGCAGG
The window above is part of the Tepidibacter aestuarii genome. Proteins encoded here:
- a CDS encoding APC family permease, whose product is MNQNTKLKRNLTPLNIVALALGAIIGSGCFLLPGDVFLKTAGPIGTIIGLLIGAIMLCIIAYNYGYMINKYPVAGGEYAFSFKAFERNHAFICGWFLVLCYISIVPFNATALGVISKQAFPGIFEIGYLYAIEGSKVFVGEAVLGIVAVIIFAYTNIKGVKITGNLQNVITGALVGSVFFLLIATLLNGQVRYSNLKPMFPTNVNPVKGILSIVAITPFLFVGFDSIPQVAEEYDFSPKLVFKLMLATIFFGFFMYVAVNTITAIVLPWQEFIGSSPNWATGQAVQYILGKFGMMLLFISLFTAIIAGINGFYVAASRLLYSMGRSSALPYWFGKLHPKYNTPANSIIFVGACSIIAPWFGRQVLGWIVDMSSLGAAVGFLHTSMASYRIAKDNNEFEKNKILKTTSILGSIFSAGFLGLLLIPGLPSSLSNQVLIILGLWVALGVVFYLAVCKEYRSLSYKDLENKIFNKVI
- a CDS encoding YeeE/YedE family protein is translated as MKKNGEYIIGFISLIAILALGKSGLSSPMLFFRLIAGLGLGYALTRANFGFAGSVNRTYRTGSTKLMIALMVMFVGTAIVNASFFIGQDATQYDLWVNPINLGLILGGILFGFGMAFSSCCASGVLTDVVTGLPRAGITLIFFGMGVYLGFPLQSTAPWITDTIVSTETFSNGVFLPDLFKGDGLGGYLGASILTVIFAAIVIWISKVYEDKRKAQNTYTGVDAEFAQEKTYEDKEAFKLFSNNTYEKLFVRPWTLGMGAVVIGSICILLMGVTKAGWGASTPYGFWFGKLLILFGVSPESVAAFSHKPVEIFTMPFFNHPINVQNIGIILGTLIALLLAGSLTKTFKEGLSISFKEILIYAVGGITMGLGTRFSNGCNVGALYTPIANFSLSGWIFLVFLVAGGILGNVVYKKLMANGSCKIQSSETN
- a CDS encoding FAD-dependent oxidoreductase, which translates into the protein MSRKILIVGGVAGGASAAARLRRHSEEDQIIMFERGPHVSFSNCCLPYHLSGVVEGADDLVLMHPEKFLKQYKIEARVNNEVLSIDRENKEITVKNVLTGEEYKEAYDKLILSPGAKPIVPPIPGIENVNTFSIRNVVDIDKLNKFVKSMKTKNVSIIGGGFIGVEAAENLKEAGYNVTLIEAMPQIMKPFDYDMVQILHKELHDHGVNLIVGDKVSAFDKNTVILESGKKIDAEVVVMAIGVVPETELAVNAGLELGQTGAIKTDQNYRTKDKDIYAVGDAIEVYHALTNSVTKLPLAGPAQKQARGVADHINGMPVLNTGFIGSSVIKVFGYNGASTGLNEGLIKALNMNIKYDIVKIIPGDKVGLMPQSEGVHFKLIYEVPTGRVLGAQAIGKGNVDKRVDVIATAIKLGATVDDLRDLELCYAPPFGTAKDVVNFAGYVASNLLNGSFEQVHAADVRGLVESGACIIDVREKDEYEQSHVIGAINLPLSEFRERLDEIPTDKPLYLHCRSGQRSYNAVLALQHLGFENLYNVSGGFMGLSFYEYFNDQTTDRKMIVTDYNFE